Genomic window (Helianthus annuus cultivar XRQ/B chromosome 3, HanXRQr2.0-SUNRISE, whole genome shotgun sequence):
CGAAAATTTCCAATTTCCGCCAATTCATAATTCATTTCAATCTTTCCACAATTATTATGTCATAGGGTTTCTGGTATGATTTCATTTCTCTCGAATCGCATAACGATGCAATCATATAATATTGTTGTATTAATTCCATATATGATTGATTCTCTGCTTTTTCTGTTTATATTCCATTATTCGATATAATAATCATCAATTTGGTTGCATTTGTTCGATTTTATGTGAGTTAGATTAACTATGCTAAGTTTGTAGATTAACTTGAGTCGTTAATTACTTAATTTCTTGTTGTTCTGATACATATCGATAGTTTTTAATGATTTTGTGTTGGAATTCAATAGAGTTGAGGAAGATATTAATTAGATTAGCAATTTGTGGTGATCACGTTACCTAGACTGTTGTTGTTATGAGGTGTAAAAGGTGGTTCGGGTACACAATTCTCTTAACCTGAAAACCGGTGAGAAGTAAAGTGATTACATGTACCATAAAGTGCTGAAATGTAACAACACATACACTGTGTTGTTACATCTCAACATGTAAACAACAAAGTGCTGATCTCAGCACTTTGTTGTTTACATATCAGCATTTTACTTCTTACCGTTTTTAGGTTAAGAGTATTGTGTACCGGAACCACCTTCTACACCTCATAACAACATTTTACTTCTTACATGTTGAGATGTTACAACACAGTGTATGTGTTGTTACATATCGGCACTTTGTGTTACATATCGGCACTTTGCTTCTCACCAGTTTTAGGTTAAAGAGTATTGTGTATATGATCCTGCCTCATGAGGTGTATGAGTTTATTAATTAGCAGAttaacttttgattattttagaGAGTATATGATAATATGATGCATTAGTTTTATGCAGCATACTATATGATGTCTTATTTATGTAATTCCAGGTGTGCTGACAGTAGTATTGGCGTTCACTCTATCCTACTGTTGAGTCTCTTCCCTTCTGCACCTGTCTCAAATGCCAGGTGAGTTGCATGTTATGTCCTTAATCACGATATTTTACAGTTTTAATCAACAAAGTAAGCATGATTGGGTTGTGTTCATGAAACTAGGCCTAGAAGGAAATGAGGCTGTTGATGAGAAAACAGATAGGAAGTTAGATCTCGAGAGTTCTGAAGATGAGATTCGGTCATCCAGAACTAGATCCTTAAATAAGAAGGCAATGAATGCTTCTAACAGATTCAGCGATTCGTTGAAAAAGAGACAAAAGAGGAAAGTTCATTACCAAATTCCTTCATTTCCCATAGAAGATGTTCGTGATGCAAAGCAGGAGAAATATGTATGTGAATTAAGAGAACAACTCCTTGATAAAAACTTACTGCCAGCTAGACACGACGACTATCATACCTTGTTGAGGCTAGTAAATTCTTACATTTCAAACTcactgtttttatttttagttttttttttcataaagaAAGATGGGAGTAACTTCGGCATTTTTCTTTAAGGTTCTTGAAGGCCCGGGATTTTGACATTGGAAGAACAATCCTCATGTGGGAAGAAATGCTAAATTGGCGAAAAGAGTTTGAAGCAGATACAATACTAGAGGTAGCCAAATAAGTACATCATAAGTTTATAATCTGTGTAGAgtaaatgccattttcgtccttgaggtttggctagttttgcgactttcgtccaaaggtttgtttttccgcatctggatccaaaagatttgaaatcttgtcatttttaTCTGGCTCGTTAAGTCCATCCATTTTcactgttaagtcaggggtatttccgtcttttttgctaacttaaagggcaattcggtctttttcactttatgtaaaacgACCAAGTACCCCTGAAAAAGACCggattgccctttaagttaacaaataaaacaagaatacccctaacttaacggaaaaaaatggatggagttaacgagccggatgaaaatgtcaagatttcaaaccttttggatccagatgcgaaaaaacaaacctttggacgaaagtcgcaaaactggtcaaaccccagggacgaaaatgacattttactcatctgtgtatatataaactatattccTGTACATGTATCTTGATTAATATGAACGGTCAGGATTACAAATTTGATGAGCTGGAAGAAGTATTGCAACAGTATCCGCAAGGGTACCATGGAGTTGACAGAGAAGGCAGGCCTGTTTATATTGAAAGGCTTGGCATGGCTCACCCGAGTAAGCTTATGCAAATCACTTCAGTTGATCGTTACCTAAAATACCACGTTCAAGAGTTTGAACGGGCTTTTAAAGAAAAATTTCCCGCCTGCTCAATTGCCGCAAAGAAAATGATTAGTTCAACTACAACAATTTTGGATGTACAAGGAATGGTATGTCGTATATGAAACCGGACCCCGTGTTTTTCTTCTCGATACACTGTCGTATGACGTGATTTAGAGTAAAACGTAATATAATAGTATACAGGGTTTGAAGAATTTTACTCCAACTGCTGCAAGTATTCTTGGAGCTGTGACAAAGGTTGACAGTAGCTACTACCCAGAGGTAAATCACCCGTGATTTAAAAATTTAATAGTTATGAAAAGAAATAAAGCCGTATGCAATAACGGTTTTTGTAATTTATTAGTAGACACTACATCAGATGTTTGTCGTCAATGCTAGCTCAACGTTTAAGAATTATTTATGGCCTGCTGCTCAAAAGTTTCTGGATGCAAAAACAATTCCAAAAATTCAGGTAACCATaatgttttaacttttaacaattttactttttttttttgttctagcTTCCAGTCTTCCACTAATATTCTGATATTGTAGGTGCTGGACCCTAAGTCATTGGAAAAGCTACTTGAGGCCATTGATCCAACGTTCGTTTGTTTTCTTAATCCGAAAAtcatagtttttttattttttttttgtaagctAATCTGATTATTGATCGCTGTTTCAGCCAATTGCCTGACTTCCTTGGTGGTTCATGCACTTGTTCTTCTCAGGGTGGTTGTCTTCGGTCTAACATGGGTCCATGGAATGAC
Coding sequences:
- the LOC110929892 gene encoding phosphatidylinositol/phosphatidylcholine transfer protein SFH13 isoform X1 is translated as MPGLEGNEAVDEKTDRKLDLESSEDEIRSSRTRSLNKKAMNASNRFSDSLKKRQKRKVHYQIPSFPIEDVRDAKQEKYVCELREQLLDKNLLPARHDDYHTLLRFLKARDFDIGRTILMWEEMLNWRKEFEADTILEDYKFDELEEVLQQYPQGYHGVDREGRPVYIERLGMAHPSKLMQITSVDRYLKYHVQEFERAFKEKFPACSIAAKKMISSTTTILDVQGMGLKNFTPTAASILGAVTKVDSSYYPETLHQMFVVNASSTFKNYLWPAAQKFLDAKTIPKIQVLDPKSLEKLLEAIDPTQLPDFLGGSCTCSSQGGCLRSNMGPWNDIEIMRVVNNARFQQKNDSCVQTTEGGIDKSIIESGSDADDRCLTSPNSFKVPESVSVSDEAVASDSPVYYSCDDDDDNELSEANTSDQGLQISPSQHPSHRAIASAKMSFRYITRPVVLLAKKLITPICSLPIGTNAEGPTPTIDSTSHTDQIVPCLERLKKLETMVEELSTKPAQIPAEKEQMLQHSMDRIKSIEVDLDKTKKTLHATLVRQLEISELMERLQQLKFCHRRLC